The following are encoded in a window of Ictalurus punctatus breed USDA103 chromosome 13, Coco_2.0, whole genome shotgun sequence genomic DNA:
- the LOC108274229 gene encoding sesquipedalian-1 produces MKIHGKILTHYLFSGAPDKEGYLYKKGELNTSYQKRWFSLKGNLLFYRERRSERDLLGVIVLEHCIVQLCDSEEHFAFSVSFYGDAEDTDGLRTYKFSAEDQASQESWVKALHSAHHGFLKLLVQDLRQQYLDAARDIGVNPVDSMSTKENIRHLQKLHKCPVANSVFYENQALHAPPTSYKQAPKRSPKLWPKRHNLGPGPGISEWAEPMQDFCQMHEHFGQEVRQLVAEWQKKRLEKTAQQAEGNLIDLG; encoded by the exons ATGAAGATCCATGGTAAAATCCTGACCCACTACCTGTTCAGCGGTGCACCTGATAAAGAGGGATACCTATACAAAAAG GGGGAACTGAACACATCCTACCAGAAACGTTGGTTCTCCCTCAAGGGGAACCTGCTGTTTTATCGGGAACGCCGGAGCGAGCGCGATCTTCTGGGTGTGATTGTGCTGGAGCACTGCATCGTGCAGCTCTGCGACTCTGAAGAGCACTTCGCCTTCTCTGTGTCGTTCTACGGCGACGCCGAGGACACAGACGGCCTGCGCACGTACAAGTTCTCAGCCGAGGACCAGGCGAGTCAGGAGAGCTGGGTCAAAGCCCTCCACTCGGCCCACCACGGCTTCCTCAAACTCCTTGTGCAAGATCTGCGCCAGCAGTACCTCG ACGCAGCAAGAGACATTGGAGTCAACCCGGTGGACAGCATGTCCACGAAGGAAAATATACGTCATCTTCAGAAGCTTCACAAATGCCCAGTCGCAAACTCTGTCTTTTACGAAAACCAGGCGCTACATGCCCCACCCACCAGCTACAAGCAAGCCCCCAAACGCTCCCCTAAACTTTGGCCCAAGCGACACAATCTCGGCCCTGGACCAGGCATTTCAGAGTGGGCAGAGCCTATGCAGGACTTCTGCCAAATGCACGAGCACTTCGGACAGGAAGTGAGGCAACTGGTGGCCGAGTGGCAGAAGAAGAGACTGGAAAAGACTGCGCAGCAGGCTGAAGGAAATCTGATTGACTTGgggtaa
- the LOC108274228 gene encoding zinc finger protein 470 isoform X1, whose product MESFGSQRVISFQSSNVSKLERLNCRVVKLLTVAVQEVLEAVRETVSEYQEKTARTQRENERLRLKLQDALKNLEKEREVSRLASISLSINRPSTETQMMPEAQPVSRMKQDSVVKADAEPEAVCDLQVALTLPDKSTPRTELVNTSDLHCTIKGTEPGTCVSDASSCVDIKTEPVASECSQQEQQVPQVVVTMGEGLRDQTSRQDSISSSLYIQSNLSTLGRCIGNSWSTTSSLQGLERQHHSPRDEEHHVCLVCGKTFSRVGNLRIHQRCHTGEKPYRCMVCGRCFSQAGDLKKHKRVHTGEKPYCCVQCGKSFSRAENLKRHQKIHIGDRLHRQNLWKDSHGLAI is encoded by the exons ATGGAGTCATTTGGGAGCCAAAGAGTCATCTCTTTTCA GAGCAGTAACGTTTCCAAACTGGAGCGACTGAATTGCCGCGTGGTGAAGCTGCTGACGGTGGCGGTGCAGGAGGTGCTGGAGGCCGTGAGGGAAACGGTGTCCGAGTATCAAGAGAAAACGGCTCGGACGCAGAGGGAGAACGAGAGACTACGCCTGAAATTACAGGATGCCCTGAAGAACCTGGAGAAAGAGCGAGAAG TGTCAAGACTTGCTTCCATCTCCTTGTCCATCAACCGCCCATCCACTGAGACTCAGATGATGCCCGAAGCTCAACCTGTCTCTCGTATGAAACAAGATTCGGTTGTTAAAGCAGATGCAGAACCAGAGGCGGTGTGCGACCTGCAAGTTGCACTTACACTACCTGATAAAAGTACGCCAAGAACCGAGCTGGTCAACACCTCAGATTTGCACTGCACCATTAAAGGAACGGAACCTGGCACTTGTGTTTCTGATGCCTCATCATGCGTTGACATTAAAACCGAACCTGTTGCATCCGAATGCTCACAACAAGAACAACAGGTCCCTCAAGTTGTGGTTACCATGGGTGAGGGTCTGAGAGACCAGACATCCAGGCAGGACAGCATCAGTTCGAGTCTGTACATCCAGTCAAACCTCAGCACGCTCGGGAGGTGTATAGGGAACAGTTGGAGCACGACGTCTTCCTTGCAAGGACTCGAAAGACAGCATCACAGTCCGCGAGACGAGGAGCACCACGTGTGTCTGGTTTGCGGGAAGACCTTCAGCCGCGTCGGGAACCTTCGGATCCATCAGAGGTGTCACACCGGCGAGAAACCGTATCGCTGCATGGTGTGCGGCCGCTGCTTTAGCCAAGCAGGAGACCTGAAGAAGCACAAAAGGGTCCATACCGGAGAGAAGCCCTACTGCTGCGTCCAGTGCGGCAAGAGCTTCAGCAGGGCCGAGAACCTCAAGCGGCATCAGAAGATCCACATAGGAGACAGATTACACCGCCAGAATCTGTGGAAAGATTCTCATGGTTTGGCCATTTGA
- the LOC108274228 gene encoding zinc finger protein 470 isoform X2, which translates to MSTAALDNSLSRSSNVSKLERLNCRVVKLLTVAVQEVLEAVRETVSEYQEKTARTQRENERLRLKLQDALKNLEKEREVSRLASISLSINRPSTETQMMPEAQPVSRMKQDSVVKADAEPEAVCDLQVALTLPDKSTPRTELVNTSDLHCTIKGTEPGTCVSDASSCVDIKTEPVASECSQQEQQVPQVVVTMGEGLRDQTSRQDSISSSLYIQSNLSTLGRCIGNSWSTTSSLQGLERQHHSPRDEEHHVCLVCGKTFSRVGNLRIHQRCHTGEKPYRCMVCGRCFSQAGDLKKHKRVHTGEKPYCCVQCGKSFSRAENLKRHQKIHIGDRLHRQNLWKDSHGLAI; encoded by the exons ATGTCAACAGCGGCGCTGGATAACAGCCTGTCTCG GAGCAGTAACGTTTCCAAACTGGAGCGACTGAATTGCCGCGTGGTGAAGCTGCTGACGGTGGCGGTGCAGGAGGTGCTGGAGGCCGTGAGGGAAACGGTGTCCGAGTATCAAGAGAAAACGGCTCGGACGCAGAGGGAGAACGAGAGACTACGCCTGAAATTACAGGATGCCCTGAAGAACCTGGAGAAAGAGCGAGAAG TGTCAAGACTTGCTTCCATCTCCTTGTCCATCAACCGCCCATCCACTGAGACTCAGATGATGCCCGAAGCTCAACCTGTCTCTCGTATGAAACAAGATTCGGTTGTTAAAGCAGATGCAGAACCAGAGGCGGTGTGCGACCTGCAAGTTGCACTTACACTACCTGATAAAAGTACGCCAAGAACCGAGCTGGTCAACACCTCAGATTTGCACTGCACCATTAAAGGAACGGAACCTGGCACTTGTGTTTCTGATGCCTCATCATGCGTTGACATTAAAACCGAACCTGTTGCATCCGAATGCTCACAACAAGAACAACAGGTCCCTCAAGTTGTGGTTACCATGGGTGAGGGTCTGAGAGACCAGACATCCAGGCAGGACAGCATCAGTTCGAGTCTGTACATCCAGTCAAACCTCAGCACGCTCGGGAGGTGTATAGGGAACAGTTGGAGCACGACGTCTTCCTTGCAAGGACTCGAAAGACAGCATCACAGTCCGCGAGACGAGGAGCACCACGTGTGTCTGGTTTGCGGGAAGACCTTCAGCCGCGTCGGGAACCTTCGGATCCATCAGAGGTGTCACACCGGCGAGAAACCGTATCGCTGCATGGTGTGCGGCCGCTGCTTTAGCCAAGCAGGAGACCTGAAGAAGCACAAAAGGGTCCATACCGGAGAGAAGCCCTACTGCTGCGTCCAGTGCGGCAAGAGCTTCAGCAGGGCCGAGAACCTCAAGCGGCATCAGAAGATCCACATAGGAGACAGATTACACCGCCAGAATCTGTGGAAAGATTCTCATGGTTTGGCCATTTGA
- the LOC108274363 gene encoding zinc finger protein 135, whose amino-acid sequence MPTITSPAEMRMEMSKAERLNERVSELLTAAVQRVLEAVRDTVREYEEKSAQTQRENERLRRRVQELQDQLDRDTAVSHITAQLTVSPPPPPPTSFGQKKPSCSRQSDTTALKDKPCFKEEPPNDAQNGLFPAEIKTEMEQSDYPGAEEPVLEPVLQNTYFPCTHLQFHASQNEADFPAAPPCNNTDTLDTFVEHFPFEEDGWRQQSRDERHICLLCGKNFNRLANLRIHQRCHTGEKPYTCSHCGRRFSHSGNLQKHKRVHTGERPYQCPQCSKSFCQSSHLKKHQMVHTGRHVTVTRRNMEL is encoded by the exons ATGCCGACAATAACAAGCCCTGCCGAAATGC GGATGGAGATGTCTAAAGCCGAGCGTCTGAACGAGCGCGTGAGCGAGCTGCTGACGGCGGCGGTGCAGCGCGTGCTGGAGGCGGTGCGGGACACGGTGCGGGAGTACGAGGAGAAAAGCGCGCAGACGCAGAGGGAGAACGAGAGACTGCGGAGGAGAGTGCAGGAGCTGCAGGACCAGCTGGACAGGGACACCGCAG TTTCACACATCACTGCCCAGCTCACTgtgtctcctcctcctcctcctcctacttcgTTTGGACAGAAGAAACCTTCATGCAGTCGTCAGTCAGACACCACGGCGTTGAAAGACAAGCCGTGTTTCAAGGAGGAGCCACCCAACGACGCGCAAAACGGCTTGTTTCCCGCTGAAATCAAAACCGAAATGGAACAGTCGGACTACCCGGGTGCAGAAGAACCCGTTCTGGAACCCGTTCTCCAAAACACCTATTTCCCCTGCACGCATTTGCAGTTCCATGCGTCTCAAAACGAGGCGGACTTCCCCGCAGCGCCTCCGTGCAACAACACGGACACTCTGGACACCTTTGTAGAGCATTTCCCCTTTGAGGAAGACGGCTGGAGACAGCAGAGCCGGGACGAGCGCCACATCTGTCTGCTGTGTGGGAAAAACTTTAACCGACTCGCCAACCTGCGCATCCACCAGCGCTGCCACACAGGGGAGAAGCCGTACACGTGCTCGCACTGCGGCCGGCGCTTCAGCCACAGCGGAAACCTGCAGAAACACAAGCGCGTGCACACGGGCGAGAGGCCGTACCAGTGCCCGCAGTGCAGCAAGAGCTTCTGCCAGTCCAGCCATCTGAAGAAGCATCAGATGGTCCACACGGGCCGACACGTCACTGTCACCAGGAGGAACATGGAGCTCTGA